In the genome of candidate division WOR-3 bacterium, one region contains:
- the rpmE gene encoding 50S ribosomal protein L31 has translation MKKGIHPKYQKCTITCACGNIIETFSTRPSFGVEICSACHPYFTGKQKFVDTAGRVERFMKKYSSKQKKS, from the coding sequence ATGAAAAAAGGGATTCATCCGAAATATCAGAAATGTACGATAACATGTGCATGCGGAAACATAATAGAGACTTTCTCAACCAGACCTTCTTTCGGCGTTGAAATTTGTTCGGCGTGTCATCCGTATTTCACAGGCAAACAGAAGTTTGTTGATACCGCAGGAAGAGTTGAAAGATTTATGAAAAAATATAGTTCTAAACAAAAAAAATCATAA